The following proteins are co-located in the Pyrobaculum calidifontis JCM 11548 genome:
- a CDS encoding Hsp20/alpha crystallin family protein: MDEFRKAMEELAKSIQKIVESATKEATKAVQSVAGEGREYRIREEGEELIVEIDMPGLEAQDISLTISKDGAYIRAEGARGDRKYAKYIRLPVRIDPSSASAVYRNGVLYITAKKVKEEEIRVPVRG; the protein is encoded by the coding sequence ATGGACGAGTTTAGGAAGGCAATGGAAGAGCTTGCGAAGTCTATTCAGAAGATTGTAGAATCTGCAACAAAGGAGGCCACTAAGGCGGTCCAGTCGGTGGCTGGAGAGGGGAGAGAGTACCGCATAAGAGAAGAGGGCGAGGAGTTGATAGTCGAAATAGACATGCCCGGCCTCGAGGCGCAGGATATCTCGCTTACAATTTCAAAGGACGGCGCCTATATAAGAGCCGAGGGGGCGAGGGGCGATAGAAAGTACGCCAAGTACATCCGCCTCCCAGTCAGAATTGACCCCTCAAGTGCCTCCGCCGTATACAGAAACGGCGTATTGTACATAACTGCGAAAAAGGTCAAAGAGGAGGAGATAAGAGTACCTGTCAGAGGCTGA
- a CDS encoding ABC transporter permease — protein MTDLALLLLYQALFASVPILLASLGEILTERSGVVNIGLEGLMLLGAFFGPLTADFLKYRLGLSLPDPLWPLVALLASALVGAVVGALHGYISTYLAGDQIISGIAINLFGAGAVAYGIQSYWGVAGYKQVPDFVKTDPTAIAAFALALAAFMWFLLFKTRLGIVIRACGEDPEAAFNMGVDVDKVRLFATIAGAVLAALAGAYLSIAYLSVVTKEVSAGRGFIALANVVFANWNPALAVAGAFIFGFFDSLSYWLQTLGVARYELTRIIPYVATLLIVAGAIGRARPPRAVGKAFRKE, from the coding sequence ATGACAGACCTCGCACTACTGTTGCTCTACCAGGCGCTCTTCGCCTCTGTGCCTATCCTCCTGGCGTCGCTGGGAGAGATACTGACCGAGCGCAGCGGCGTGGTCAACATAGGCCTCGAGGGGCTTATGTTGCTAGGCGCCTTCTTTGGGCCACTCACCGCCGACTTCTTGAAATACCGCCTAGGCCTCTCGCTTCCAGACCCCTTGTGGCCCTTGGTGGCTCTGTTGGCCTCTGCGCTTGTGGGAGCCGTAGTTGGGGCGCTACATGGGTACATATCTACGTATCTCGCAGGGGATCAAATTATCAGCGGCATAGCCATAAACCTCTTTGGAGCAGGCGCCGTGGCGTACGGCATACAATCGTATTGGGGGGTAGCGGGCTATAAACAGGTGCCAGATTTTGTAAAAACAGATCCCACTGCCATTGCGGCGTTTGCCCTTGCCCTTGCCGCATTTATGTGGTTTCTCCTATTTAAGACCAGGCTTGGCATTGTGATAAGGGCGTGCGGCGAAGACCCCGAGGCTGCCTTTAACATGGGTGTGGACGTGGACAAGGTGAGGCTCTTTGCCACAATTGCGGGCGCAGTTCTAGCCGCCTTAGCCGGCGCATATTTGAGCATCGCATATCTCTCAGTTGTAACTAAGGAGGTTTCGGCTGGGAGGGGCTTTATAGCGCTTGCCAATGTGGTATTTGCAAACTGGAACCCCGCCCTAGCCGTTGCCGGCGCCTTTATCTTCGGCTTCTTTGACTCCTTGTCCTACTGGCTACAGACGCTGGGCGTGGCGCGGTACGAGTTGACGAGGATTATTCCATACGTGGCCACTTTGCTAATAGTCGCCGGCGCGATAGGCAGGGCTAGGCCGCCCAGGGCGGTGGGGAAGGCCTTCAGAAAAGAATAA
- the udp gene encoding uridine phosphorylase, giving the protein MAQRPQIGHKAYHLLIGPGDVPRYVLLPGDPGRVPLIAKHWQEAREVARNREFTTWVGIYKGVRIAATSTGIGSGSTAIAVEELLYAGADTLIRVGTTGALKREIKLGDLIIGTAAVRWEGASRWYAPPEYPAVAHWQVVKALVDAAEGLGVRHHVGIVASTDSFYVGQERPGFRGFMPPWARGLIETLRSLRVLSFEMESATIFTLASIYGARAGGVYAAIANRETDEFQPEVGVEDAIKVANEAVKILAEHDNKSGAGT; this is encoded by the coding sequence ATGGCACAAAGGCCGCAGATAGGGCACAAGGCGTACCACTTGTTGATAGGCCCCGGCGACGTCCCGCGCTACGTCCTCCTGCCAGGGGACCCCGGCCGCGTCCCACTTATTGCAAAACACTGGCAGGAGGCTAGAGAAGTGGCGCGCAACAGAGAGTTTACGACGTGGGTGGGCATATACAAGGGGGTTAGGATAGCGGCCACCTCCACGGGCATAGGGTCTGGCTCCACCGCCATTGCGGTAGAGGAGCTCCTTTACGCAGGCGCTGATACGCTCATAAGAGTGGGGACCACCGGCGCGCTTAAGAGGGAGATAAAGCTGGGCGACTTGATAATCGGCACCGCCGCCGTCAGGTGGGAGGGGGCAAGCCGCTGGTATGCGCCTCCTGAGTACCCCGCAGTTGCCCACTGGCAAGTGGTAAAGGCCCTCGTCGACGCGGCGGAGGGACTCGGCGTGAGACACCACGTGGGCATTGTGGCCTCCACCGACTCCTTCTACGTTGGACAAGAGAGGCCAGGGTTCCGGGGCTTCATGCCGCCTTGGGCGAGGGGGCTTATAGAGACTTTGAGAAGCCTCAGGGTGCTGTCCTTTGAAATGGAGTCTGCCACAATTTTTACCCTTGCCTCTATCTATGGGGCGCGGGCCGGCGGAGTCTACGCGGCCATAGCCAACAGAGAGACCGACGAATTTCAGCCAGAGGTGGGGGTTGAGGACGCAATAAAGGTGGCCAACGAGGCGGTTAAGATATTGGCGGAGCATGATAATAAAAGTGGTGCAGGTACGTGA
- the mvk gene encoding mevalonate kinase, protein MKVFAPCVVKFFGEHAVVYGKPAIAAAIDKGVYVECEEGGELRVETVAPLSEAVYYPERGRVEGVGVGRFFAYVDAALEVARERWGDLRATFKIKSDFPPSVGLATSAAVSVALLKAYSQCVGARPSPEELARLGHSVELKVQGIASPMDTAVSAMGGLLKIWPSPFRAEQIGAELPQFYVLLLPRRGTTGEIVADVRAKLQRRPSLKAVVEAIGEVVEEAHKCLVAGDLACVGELMEINNWLLGALGVVDSRVVQALEILRPFVYGGKISGAGRGGAVLILPRDGDAVEKILTAMNYAYYKVSIYRGGA, encoded by the coding sequence ATGAAGGTATTTGCCCCCTGTGTCGTCAAGTTTTTTGGCGAGCACGCGGTGGTGTATGGCAAGCCGGCAATAGCCGCCGCCATAGATAAGGGGGTCTATGTCGAGTGTGAGGAAGGGGGCGAGTTGCGTGTGGAGACTGTGGCCCCCCTCTCAGAGGCCGTGTACTACCCGGAGAGGGGCAGAGTGGAGGGCGTCGGCGTAGGCCGCTTCTTTGCCTACGTCGACGCGGCTCTGGAGGTGGCGAGAGAGCGGTGGGGGGACTTGAGGGCGACGTTTAAGATCAAGAGCGACTTTCCCCCCAGCGTGGGGCTGGCCACGTCGGCTGCAGTGTCTGTGGCGTTGCTCAAGGCATATTCTCAGTGCGTCGGCGCAAGGCCTAGTCCCGAGGAGCTTGCGAGGCTGGGCCACAGCGTTGAGTTGAAGGTTCAAGGCATCGCGTCTCCCATGGACACCGCCGTGTCGGCCATGGGGGGCCTTTTAAAAATTTGGCCAAGCCCCTTCAGAGCCGAGCAAATAGGCGCCGAGTTGCCCCAGTTTTACGTCTTGTTGTTGCCGAGGAGGGGGACTACCGGCGAAATTGTGGCAGACGTAAGGGCGAAGTTGCAGCGCCGCCCCTCTCTTAAGGCCGTGGTTGAGGCAATCGGCGAAGTGGTTGAGGAGGCTCACAAATGCCTCGTGGCGGGAGACCTGGCTTGTGTGGGAGAGCTTATGGAAATAAACAACTGGCTCCTTGGCGCCCTGGGCGTGGTAGACAGCCGAGTGGTGCAGGCGTTGGAGATACTGAGGCCGTTTGTATACGGGGGTAAAATCAGCGGGGCTGGGAGAGGAGGCGCCGTGTTGATACTGCCCAGAGACGGAGACGCCGTTGAGAAAATTCTCACGGCTATGAACTACGCGTATTACAAGGTCTCCATATACAGAGGCGGGGCATGA
- a CDS encoding RecB-family nuclease: protein MEVVVGVYNINSASKMLEFAKIAYGFGVKRLVLAKVFGAAAQQIGDLFKLAFKMGGEVLVFNDIGDVVEVVKPDVVFALTRPDKDTRPVEKVEGRVLLLVHGADLSFSPRELPPGAVLSHAVNRDIGSLGQLAVALYKLLSL from the coding sequence GTGGAAGTCGTAGTAGGCGTCTACAACATAAACTCAGCCTCGAAGATGTTGGAATTTGCCAAAATCGCCTACGGCTTTGGAGTCAAGCGGCTGGTGTTAGCCAAGGTATTTGGAGCAGCGGCTCAGCAGATAGGCGATTTGTTTAAACTAGCCTTTAAAATGGGCGGGGAGGTCTTGGTCTTCAACGACATAGGCGACGTGGTGGAGGTTGTGAAGCCCGACGTCGTTTTTGCCCTAACTAGGCCGGACAAAGACACGAGGCCTGTGGAAAAAGTGGAGGGGAGGGTTTTGTTGTTGGTCCACGGGGCAGATCTCTCGTTTTCGCCGAGGGAGTTGCCCCCCGGGGCTGTCCTAAGCCACGCGGTGAATAGAGACATTGGCTCGCTTGGCCAACTCGCAGTGGCCCTATACAAGTTGCTCAGCCTCTGA